AGGCCTTCCTGTTCGGTGTTAACCTCTCGCTTTAATTCCCCACCCATCATGTCTATATTTTCTTCTAAATCCGGTAAGTACGGCCGGCTGGCCGCTTCGGCGCTGGTAGTAGCCGGCGCGGCGGGCCTGCTGGGCTCGTGCAAGAACTACCTCGAAATCGAGCCTATTGCGCTTAATACTACCGACGCTACGTTTAGCACCGCGGCCGGGGCTACGTCGGCCCTCATCGGCACCTACAACATGCTGGCCGGCGATGCGGGCTATGGCAACCGTATCTCTCAGTACTATCCCTATGATAGCGATGAGCTGATTGGCTCAGCCGGCCCCATCGATGGGGGCCGCCGCAGCATTGCGCGCTACAAAACGTTTTCGACCAACACCGAGATTACCAACCCCTGGAACCGCCTGTACCAGGGCGTGGAGCGGGCTAATATCTGCATCGCCAATCTGCCCCTCTCGCCTGCTTACAATGGTAGCGTAGCCGCCGACACGGCCACCATGCACCGCCTCTACGGCGAAGCCCTGGCCCTGCGCGCGCAGTTCTACCTGGAGCTGGTGCGCAACTGGGGCGACGTGCCGGCTCAGTTTTCGCCGACCGTGACGGGCCAGGACGTGAACCTGCCCAACTCAGACCGCAACGCTACCCTTAAGCGCCTGATAGACGACCTGGCCATTGCCGAAAAGATGGTGCCCTGGCGCTCGGCGGCCGGCGTTACCAATGAGCGCTTTACCAAAGGGGCTATCAAGGCCCTGCGGGCTCGCATTGCGATGCAGCGCGGCGGCTATGCCCTGCACGGCCTGGTCATGACGCGCCCCACCGACTACCTCGACTACTATAAGATAGCCCGGCAGGAATGCCTCGATATCATGAACCACCGCTCGGAGCATACGCTTAACAGCAGCTTCCTGGAAACCTTCAAGAGCATCAACGAGCTGCGCACCGAGGCAGCCAACGAGCTGATGATGACCGTAGGCATGGGTGGCTCGGGCTCGGCCAGCGACAGCAAGCTGGGGTATTACGACGGGCCCCGCCTGAGCGCGTCTCCCACCTTTGGCTCTTCGAGCGGCGCTATTACCATTGCGCCGCCCTACTTCTACGCCTTCGACTCGACCGATGTGCGCCGCGACGTTACCATCACGCTCTACACTATCAGCAATACCAACGCCTACGCCGCTACCACTCTGGCCAACGGCACCGATGGGAAGTTTCGGCGCGAATGGCGCGTGCCGGCGCTGCCCGGCACGAGCAACTACCTGGGCTACAGCTGGCCGCTGATTCGCTTCGCCGACGTGGAGCTGTTGTTTGCCGAAGCCGAAAATGAGTTGAACGGCCCCACCGCCGACGCCCAGAAGGCGCTGCTCGAAGTACGCACCCGGGCCTTTGCCGGCAATGCGGCCAAAGCTGCCGCAGGCCTCACGCTCACCAGCAAGGATGCCTTCTTTAATGCCCTGGTAAATGAGCGCTACCTCGAGTTTGGAGGCGAAGGCATTCGCAAGTATGACCTGCTACGCTGGAATCTATTCACAAGCAAGCTGGCCGATGTGAAAGCCAAGATTGCCCAGATGCAGGCCGGTACCGTGCCCTATGGCCCCAGCCAGATAACGGTAACCATACCTGCTACGATATATTTTAAACCTGTAACGGGAGGACTACAATTCGCGCGCTCCTTCTACGCAGCCGCCCCGGCAACGGCTCCGGCCGGTACCACTAGCGCCAGCTGGGGGGCTTCTATCACGACTTCCTACGTGGCCAACACACAACCCAGCGGCAGCAGCTACATGGGCTCGCCCAGCACCGGCACCGGCCTGGCGGCTGAGTACGTGCCCAGCGCTGGCAAAGAGCTGCTGCCCATTCCACAATCGACTATCGATGTGGACCCGGCGCTTACTCAAAACTCGGGCTACTAATCACCTCCTACCGGGCAGTGAGCTTAGGCTCGCTGCCCGGCAAGTGCTTTTTCACCATGAAGGCCGTCGCTCTTTTCCTGGGTATGAGTATGGGGTGGGCAACTACCGCCCTGGCCGGTCATAGGCCAGCCGGGCCGGCTTATCGTGAGCCGACCGATACTACTGCCGACAAGATGCTGGCCTTTCAGCGTAGCGTGGGGGGCTGGCCCAAAGCGGTGGATAATGCCAAAGTAGACTACCGCCACCGCATGAGCACGGCCGACCTCCAGGCAGCCCGCCGCGATGACGGCCGCGACGATGCGACCATCGACAACAACGCCACCACCCGCGA
The sequence above is drawn from the Hymenobacter baengnokdamensis genome and encodes:
- a CDS encoding RagB/SusD family nutrient uptake outer membrane protein, with amino-acid sequence MSIFSSKSGKYGRLAASALVVAGAAGLLGSCKNYLEIEPIALNTTDATFSTAAGATSALIGTYNMLAGDAGYGNRISQYYPYDSDELIGSAGPIDGGRRSIARYKTFSTNTEITNPWNRLYQGVERANICIANLPLSPAYNGSVAADTATMHRLYGEALALRAQFYLELVRNWGDVPAQFSPTVTGQDVNLPNSDRNATLKRLIDDLAIAEKMVPWRSAAGVTNERFTKGAIKALRARIAMQRGGYALHGLVMTRPTDYLDYYKIARQECLDIMNHRSEHTLNSSFLETFKSINELRTEAANELMMTVGMGGSGSASDSKLGYYDGPRLSASPTFGSSSGAITIAPPYFYAFDSTDVRRDVTITLYTISNTNAYAATTLANGTDGKFRREWRVPALPGTSNYLGYSWPLIRFADVELLFAEAENELNGPTADAQKALLEVRTRAFAGNAAKAAAGLTLTSKDAFFNALVNERYLEFGGEGIRKYDLLRWNLFTSKLADVKAKIAQMQAGTVPYGPSQITVTIPATIYFKPVTGGLQFARSFYAAAPATAPAGTTSASWGASITTSYVANTQPSGSSYMGSPSTGTGLAAEYVPSAGKELLPIPQSTIDVDPALTQNSGY